The Methanobacterium lacus genome includes a region encoding these proteins:
- a CDS encoding YhbD family protein, with the protein MSQDLISKKELLEITGISYGQLYRWKRKKLIPEEWFIKKSTFTGQETFFPKYKVIDRVEKIKNMKGDISLDSLADMLSPDLTEKIVSEKELKDRNIVSEATLEFTREEYGETKEFRFEQIISIYLLDKMFKSGKIGHSEGKIVFQLFSDKYQKFKGKNCELIFFRKMGVSSCCMVPDSKDVHFEETIKIMEIMNISELIEELKIKMF; encoded by the coding sequence TTGAGCCAAGATTTAATATCTAAAAAAGAGTTGTTAGAAATCACTGGAATTTCTTATGGACAGTTATATCGCTGGAAACGGAAAAAATTAATACCAGAAGAATGGTTCATAAAAAAATCCACATTCACAGGACAGGAAACTTTCTTTCCAAAATACAAAGTGATTGATAGGGTTGAAAAAATAAAAAATATGAAGGGCGATATTTCGTTAGACAGCCTTGCAGACATGTTATCTCCAGATTTAACGGAAAAAATAGTGAGTGAAAAAGAACTCAAGGATCGTAACATTGTTTCAGAAGCTACATTGGAGTTCACTAGGGAAGAATATGGTGAAACAAAAGAATTTCGTTTTGAACAAATTATTTCCATTTATTTGCTGGATAAAATGTTCAAATCTGGAAAAATAGGACATTCTGAAGGTAAAATTGTGTTTCAACTATTTAGTGACAAATATCAAAAATTCAAGGGGAAAAATTGTGAACTAATATTCTTCAGGAAAATGGGAGTATCAAGCTGCTGCATGGTCCCAGATTCCAAGGATGTTCACTTCGAAGAAACCATAAAGATCATGGAAATTATGAATATCTCAGAATTAATTGAAGAACTAAAAATTAAGATGTTTTAA
- a CDS encoding TfuA-related McrA-glycine thioamidation protein, translating to MVTNKKIIIFTGPSLQPKEAETILKADYRPPIARGDIIQALTDEPDIIGIIDGVFHKEPAVSHKEILEALKKDVTVVGGASMGALRASELDDFGMVGVGQVYMDYKTGVIESDDDVAVVINPDTMEQLSEALISINYTFKAALKQGVINRSDYDLLIKTAKSIYYPKRSYSKVFAESGLEKSKVELLQKFLEVHAIDVKRMDALAVLDYIKKIAI from the coding sequence ATGGTTACAAACAAGAAAATAATAATTTTCACAGGACCCTCATTACAGCCCAAGGAAGCAGAAACAATTCTAAAAGCAGATTATCGCCCCCCAATAGCAAGGGGAGATATAATTCAGGCTTTAACTGATGAACCCGATATTATAGGAATTATTGACGGAGTTTTTCATAAGGAACCTGCAGTTTCCCACAAGGAAATTCTCGAAGCACTAAAAAAGGATGTTACAGTGGTTGGAGGGGCAAGTATGGGTGCATTAAGGGCTTCAGAACTAGATGACTTTGGGATGGTTGGAGTGGGTCAGGTTTACATGGACTACAAAACTGGTGTGATAGAATCTGATGATGATGTTGCAGTGGTTATAAACCCTGATACAATGGAACAACTATCAGAAGCACTGATAAGTATAAACTACACCTTCAAAGCAGCTCTTAAACAAGGCGTGATTAACAGATCTGACTACGATCTACTTATAAAAACTGCCAAATCAATATATTATCCTAAAAGAAGCTATTCTAAAGTATTTGCTGAATCGGGGCTTGAAAAATCCAAGGTAGAACTGCTCCAAAAATTTTTAGAAGTCCATGCAATTGATGTTAAGAGGATGGATGCTCTGGCAGTTCTTGATTACATCAAAAAAATAGCTATTTAA